In Candidatus Abyssobacteria bacterium SURF_5, the genomic stretch TCCTCACCCCGATCAGCATGGGCATGAGTTCGGGAATGCCCGAATGGACAAGCCTGTATCATTTCATCAGCATGTTTAAAAACGTCACGCTCCACAAGCACATCACTCTGACAGGCGGCGTCGCTTCATTTGCGGAAACGCTGGCAACGCATCTGCCGGTCGAGTATGAGGCGCCTGTTCAGCGCATCCTGACGGAAAGAGGGCGCGTGGCAGGAGTCGAATTGGCGGACGGATCGGCCAGGAAAGCAGGACACGTGGTTGTCGCCGTCGCTCCACCCGCCGCGGCGGCGCTCTTGCCGGAGGAGATGGCGGAACAGCGGCGCTTCTTCGAATCGGTTCTTTATGCGCAGCTTCCGATGCCGGTCTTCTTCCTCGATCGCCCGCTGAACAAAAACATCTGGTGCTATTTTAACGATCCCGGCCTCAACAGAAACTTTGTTTTTGCGATCGACCAGCATTCCAAGGCACCGGAGATGAGCCCGAGTGGAAAGAGCATTCTCACGGGCTGGGCCGTCCATCCGAGGACGCTCGATCTGATGAAGCTGCCCGACGAGGAGATCATCAAGCACGCGCAGGAAGACATCGAGATCATGATACCGGGATTCTCCAAATACATAGAAGAGGTGAGAGTTCATCGCCACAGCTTTGTCAATGCGCTGTATCCGCCCGGCGCCTATAGGAGCGTGCTGGATTTCCTGAAAAAAACACCGGAGCTGCAAGGGGTTTCCTTTGTGAGCAGCGCGCTCGGCGGAACCTGCATCGAGGCCGCAATGGTGAGCGCGGCCGATGCGGTAAAACGGATTTGCGGCTGGGGATGCATGAATTTATATGAACCCGCTGAAGAAAAGGCAATGATGGGAGAAAGACAATGAAGGATCCAATGCTGCTGG encodes the following:
- a CDS encoding FAD-dependent oxidoreductase, which translates into the protein MENRKVIIIGAGIGGLSAAYRLGKRGFTVEILEASNRPAGRMITMERNGDKADIGAQFYHSNYRRAFELMTALGLDSAKRYISGLIQYSLKDGSTCLYDRRNPYMKLLGPSGNLSMYRFVLRHIVFGPRIPAYRIARDLPKYDSMEVLEAFASPSDRMFREYFLTPISMGMSSGMPEWTSLYHFISMFKNVTLHKHITLTGGVASFAETLATHLPVEYEAPVQRILTERGRVAGVELADGSARKAGHVVVAVAPPAAAALLPEEMAEQRRFFESVLYAQLPMPVFFLDRPLNKNIWCYFNDPGLNRNFVFAIDQHSKAPEMSPSGKSILTGWAVHPRTLDLMKLPDEEIIKHAQEDIEIMIPGFSKYIEEVRVHRHSFVNALYPPGAYRSVLDFLKKTPELQGVSFVSSALGGTCIEAAMVSAADAVKRICGWGCMNLYEPAEEKAMMGERQ